From the Colius striatus isolate bColStr4 chromosome 6, bColStr4.1.hap1, whole genome shotgun sequence genome, the window tcaaaatttaaaaagatCTCAAATGTGACTAGTGCTACTTTCAGGAGTCTTTGAAAATGATGATGCCTTTACTTGGGATTTTGTAATACACAACCAGCCATGTAAACTATATGTGATTCTGTTCAGGTACGGCGTTGCAGTTCAGGACTTTGCCAGCAGTTGGAGGAGTGGCCTTGCTTTTCTAGCTATCATAAAAGCAATAGACTCTACTTTGGTAGACATGAAGCATGCACTGGAGAAATCGTCTCGAGAAAACCTGGAGGATGCTTTCAGCATAGCACAAAATAAACTGTCTGTTCCTCGGCTCCTAGAACCAGAAGGTAAAATGCTTACATCAGCTTTGTTGGGTTGCATTCAAACTAGAATGAATTCATTAATACTGTATAGCGCTACATACCAAAAGCTTCCCAATGATTAGGCTGTTGGTATGATCAGTGTGTTGGGTTCATTGATCATAAAAATAAGAATGAATTGTCACTGGCATATAGTCATATGCTTCCAGTCATACTTGTAAGCTCTTTGGGGGTGGAGATCTTACTATAGCTTTAGCTATGTCCACTAGGCCTGGTTAATGTTGAGATGTGATGTGACATCTGTACTACTAGTTAGCATTAATCACCACACTGTTGTGCTGAGAGGTGTCTCAATGCATTAGCACTAATTTGTAATGCCTACAGTCTGTGGAGACTAAATGCAAATGGATTTGCATATCCCAGTTTTTCCTTTACaatgcatatatatatgtttatagaCATTAACATAAGCATATATGTGTGGATATCAATATATGTAAATAAACGGAGCTACTGCTTGCAGTGTTTTTTATTAAACTCTACTAGACAGGTGTTAGGCCTTGATATTGTGATTGAAAGCACATATTGGTTGGTTTTGCTGTCACTCGAcaagacaggacaagaggaaatggcctcaagttgtgccaggggaggttcagactggatattaggaagaacttcttcactgggAGGATcattaaacactggaacaggctgcccagggaagtagttgagtcctcatccctggagatacttaaaagacatgtagatgaggtgctgagggacatggtttagtggtgggcttggcagttgctggacttgatgatcctaaaggtcttttccaaccaaaatgattctattattctacgATTCTAAGATCGCTGTCTAGTGACAACAACATAAATGACAGTGTGCAGGTGGACGAAAAGAGACCCTGATCAGGGTTCAGCATGTGTTTGgaaatatgaaaaaattaaTGTGAATAAGATGTTGAGAACTCTTTTGAGTACTATCAACAGTGAAAAGTATTGTCTcggaaaaagaaaagtgtttgTAGCCGTTTTACCATAAAGGTAGGGTAAATGTCTGACGATCTGTTCCTCTGCAAGAGCATTTTCAAGGCATGTGTGCTTAAGCCCCGCATTTCTGTCTCCATAGATCTGATGGTGGAATCACCCGATGAACAGTCGATTGTGACGTACGTGGCACAGTTTCTGGAACATTTCCCAGAGCTGGAAGGGGTATGTGTTTACTCCTGCATCACacaggtttttttaacatttgcttTGGCGTACTTAAAGTCAGATATTGCTGTATTTATCTTCTGGGTTTCTTTCTaagctatttaaaataaaccacaaattcagatttaatttttcatatttttattaaatccaatcaaatgggctttcgttagTGATTGTTAAGATTCTTTAGGTAGAACTGGGCTTTTAAACATTTACATCCAATTGTAACTTTCAACGGTTAGAACTGGTTACATAGGACTCTAATACTTTGCTATGGTAGTCTTAAATAAGGCTGGGGGTAACAGGGACTGACGGTGTCAGGGACTGCCAAAGATCTTTTGGAGAAACAAAGCATAAACTTATAGAGGAATTAaaggagaggagacagagaacttGAGGAAAAATGCAAAGTCCCAGTAACTGGAGAAGAGACCTCCATAAACTGAAAAACTATTATGGAGGCTAAACCTGGTTGAATGTCGTCTGTCTGGGTCCCTCAAATATTTAGGTAGGTTTTGGGTCAGAGTACAAGCATGTAAACAATAGTTCCTACATGAAAGGCCTTTCTTCTCATTCGTTTCTTGACTGAAGGTTCTAGTTGGTATGTATTCTGTAGCTTATAAAATTGGTGGGCATTGCTAAAGCTGTAATTAAAATTATAGTAATAATCtaattataataattattattgttatttagaTGAGCAATAAGACTTTTGTTGGCATTAAGATTTGTGAGTATTTCAATggacaaaggaaaagagaaactttaaaaaaaaatatagtctATTGGAGCAGAACAATCTAGTATATTAGTATCTTTCAGAGTGGATTTAGTGGATTTGTTAGATTTATTTTATTCCCAGGGTTTGGAATTGTGTCAAAAAGCCAAGTCAGTTGGCTCCGCAGGTGCAGCAGGCAGAGATGAATACATTAACAACTGAGGATTAAGCTTGTCTGCATTCTGATCGTCCTCTACAAGTGGCTTCTTGATGTTGAGCTGTGTTCAACTCACTTGACTTGCCAAATTGGTTTTCCTACTTTCAAAATAAGTCAGTCATTAATTGCTTTTCACTAAGTAATGAGGTGATGGGCTAGGTAAGTTACTCTTTCAGTAGtgttcaggaaaataaaatgatacTGAAGTATGATTTGTCTTTTAATAGTGTATTATCACTTACAGGAAGATTTTACAGATCCTGACAAAGAGCTTCCAATTGAGTCCACATATGTTCACATCAAGGACACACCTTCAGAAAAGGAAGGCAAAATCTTGATTTTAAGTGAGAGTGAAGAAAACATGTATACTGTTAACCATGAAAGGAGTCATCCTGCTCCTCCAAAGGTTCATATTCATGACATCCCTGAGAGAATCCCATCAGAAAACATTCCTGAAAAATGCAACGGGAAGTCAAGTGAAGTGTTAGGTGATCCACTGGAAATGTGTGAAGAGGAGCCTCAGAGGCCTACCTCACTGAAAATTACAGGCTCTGTTAGTTTTGAATCCAATTCCCCTTGGGAGGTTCTAAGTGATAAATTCATGCCAGGTGAAGGGAGCATATCTGACGATTCACTGAAACAGAGCAATGACCTTTCTCCAGCTGTTctgacagaacagaaaaattcTGCTGACTCTTTTGAAGACTACTCTGAAGAATTAACTAAAGAAACCTCTACTGAATATGACAATGAAACTAAAAGCCTTTCAGCCAATACTTCTTCTTTGAGTCCATTATCATGGACTTCAGGTATACTTACAGATGAATCTATAAATAAAGTAGAAGAGAGCAAAGCCCAGACTTCTATTCTTTTACCAGAAGATACctcaaaacaagaagaaacacacaagTACGTTCTTAATCTTCTAAATGAGGAAGTACTGAAACTTCCACAAAATGAACATACAAAGCAATCACCTGTCTTTGAGACAAGAGAAACTAATCATTGTTCAATTAATGGTTCTGATCTCAAAAGTGAAGAACTATCTACACAGCACGAAACATCTGATGACTCTCTCTCAGATGTACCTAAAAATCCAGAGGACCTGGACAGCTTTGATGAAATTGAGTCTTCAGCTGAAGTGCTACCTAGTTCTTCGAAAGTATCTGTAATACCCCACAATCTCTTTTATTATCCACATTATAATGTTCCCATATCAGCAGTTTTGAATGCTTATCTTGAGCCTTGTATTGAAGGTTATGATACTGGAACTGGCAAAGCTTCTGAAACAGTAGCAGATGTTTCACATGAGAAGGCCTTACCAGAACAGAACTACATGGAAGATGCTCCACAGCCAGAAGTGGGGAATAATCTAAGTGTCCTTCCATCAGAAGTAGCTACTGAAAATGGGGAGGAAGAAGTAACAGATACTAATAGTGAAATGAATTCTgctgatgaaaaagaaatgccatTACAAGTAGAAGAgtttgaaactgaaaaagatGGCGAAAAAGCCATCAACCATCAGGATTCCACTATTTTGCAACATCTTGAGGtacttaattttttattaaCAGCATTTCTTTGTGTATAGATGGGGGATTAACATCTGACTTCGATGGTTTTCATTTGGAGAAATACCTAAAATGTACTTGGTTTCCTGTCCTGTAACACTAGTTGCCACAGCCCTCTACTGGAGTGAATGGAATTGCAGATCCCTGAGAAGATCTGACATTAAAAGGGAGAATAAGCCCTATTACTAATAGTGctgaaaaatgtgaattttaattatgttttaaagTAGTTTGAGCCTTATGTATAATCCTTAGGCATAAAAGAAGTTATTTCTAATGATTTTTAATGACATTAACAGAAAGCAGTACTGCTGATATAGAAAGGATACAGGCAAAGGTAATTTTTGTCTGAATCCAAATAAGTTTGCCTGCAAAAAACTTAAGCCAATTTGAGTAGGATTAGTTACTTGGGTAAAATTAAGGCTTGTCTGCACTGGAGAaggagtttgggtttttttgttatttattctGTGTACTGGATTTAGGCAATTTGCTACTGCATCTCTTCTTGCAAACACTGATTTTGAATTATCTGAAACGTTTTCCAGGAATGATAAGTGTCTATTTAATGCTATTCTACATGTTACTTAGACAAGTTACTTGGACATGTTTTGGTCCTGATGCTTACTAAAGTAATGAAGTCAATTTGCTGTCAGCTTCAAAGGCTAATAGCAgatagaagattaaaaaaagtcttAGCGGATTACGTCGAAGAGCTGTGTAATGTCATGACTTCTTATATAAAAAGAACGGACACCTGATTGTATACATGTTGAACTGATGGTACTTTATAGCTCAATGTATCCAAATTGATTTTCAAGAAATTAATtgcttttattctctttatAGAGACTTTCGATTTTGTACTACATGCAATTTAGCTCCTGAGTAGGATACATCACTAAGATATTCAGAAGGTTGGAGAAACAGTCTTGTTGTTTAATGCAAAATGTTTCTTAATTGCAGCAGACCATTGTAGAACACCTCGATGATTTATCAATAGCCATAAAGACACCAGAAAAAGATAGCAACAAGGAGGAAGAGGTGAAAAATGTGTTGAAAGAAGAAGACTTGCCGATCTTAGAAGTTGCCACAGCTGATTTGTCACAAGATAAACTGGAAGAAATTGCTGATTGTCAGGAATTTACCAGGTATTTCACATTAACTTTGTCTTAACTACACATAACTGGTATGAATGCCTGGTCTTATTGAAGTGTGCCCTTTCCATTGGGTGTTTCATGTAGACTTCTTTCAGGAACAGTGTTTTGGGACACATtgggttcttcctgtttttatCTTAAATATGTCAGTTAATTCAGTGCCACTAGGACTTGATTTGACATTGCTATGCAAAACCCAACTGGAACCCCAGTGCATTTTGAATGTGGCAGTGTGACTGTTTATCCAACAGGAGTAGTTAGTAATGTAGATGAAATAATCCATGTGCGTTGTGACACTATATGCAAGCATGACACTGCTTCATTCCAACAGCTATTTGTTGGACATCTCTGAACAAGTGAGAGAGATTGTGGTGGGCTAACCATGGCTGTACAGCAGGTGCCTACCAAGCCACTCTCTCCTGATTCTCAGAAGAATGCAGGGataaaaaaggatgaaaaactcATGGATCAAGGTAAAGGCAgcttaatgaaaaaaagaagcaaaggatGTGTgtggaagagaagcaaaaagacaccaaaataataataataataataataataataataataataataataataataataataataataacaacaacaaaacctatTCTTATTCTTATTATTCTCTACTTCCCACTAGGAGGTGATGTCCAACCACTTCCTGGGAGATAGGGCCTTAGTAGGCGTAGTAGTTGCTTCAAAAAACAAATGCCTTAATAACAAGTATATGTGTGTGTCCCTCTGCcagtttcctcctttctcttagTTTCTGAGCTGAGCAcaacatcatatggtatggagtattcctttggtcagtttgggtcagctaTCATGGCCGTGTTCCCTTCCTTGCCCAGCTGCAGCCATCTGACCTTTAGGGTAGGGGGTTTGGAGAGAAAGCCTTGGTGCTGTTTGAGCACTGTTCAGCACTAACTGAAACATGGGGGTGTTATGAGCACTGTTCTAGCTACAAATACAAAGCACAGCCTGATTGTAGCTGCTATAGGGAACGTTAACTCACCCCAGCCAGACCCAGTACAGAGACACTCAGCTAGCTTTACTCAGTTCACTTCTCTCTTATGTTCTAATTTAGTTCTTAAGTTACGTATTTGAGTGGGACATGAACTGTAGTTTGTTTATGCTTATCAGTGTGCCACTCTAATGAATTTGAAAGAGTTTGCTTAGAAAACCCATTGTCTCCTTCAACCTTTATGTTGCCCAGAAGGTCTgtcaattttttatttatatagaCAGCCATGAAGCCTTGGGTATACTCTCACTTAAATGCCAGTTATGTCAAAAGTTCAAAAAACCTATCAGGTACCAATTTTCAGGAAAGGTTCCCATTTGAGCATGTGCACATTTTTTTACTGTGGGTAAGATTTTTCCAAAGCTATTTTTCAATAATGTTACTGATAAAGTCAAGTCTATCTTTGTGGTTCTGCATAGCTTAAAATTAACGTGCAGTTGCAGTGGCTCTCTTTGAAGTCAAAGCAGAAGTTAAATTTATGAATTTAAAAACTTTGCTTTTACATATCTTTCAGAACTAGTGGCAGTGATTCCAGCATTTATCTCCGAAAAAGATCTCCTAATACTTCTGAGGAGGTAAGGACGTGGAAATTTACCTATTGCTGTTTCTCGTAAACTCCAAAAGTTCACATACTGTGAAAGGGTCTACTCTGTATTGTGATAATACAAAAGCATTGTGACTTCTAACGATTTTAGTGCCAAAACCAGGCACTAAAATAGCTGAAAAGCTTTACTGAACTCTCCTAAATATATGGAACTGGACCTTATTGAATCTTGAACAAGTACACAAAGGAGTACCTGGTACTACAATTAAATCTGTTGTAACTTTGAGGTGTACTTTGTCATAGCTGTATACCTGCAACAGTTTGCTGCTTTGAAATGCCTTTATTTGCTACTTCAGTTTTTGTTTGTGCATTCTCTGTATGTATGTTGGTGACCTCGCCACAGCCCTGCAAAAATGCTGTGTGTCTCCTGAAGTGCACTTTTTATCAGGTATTGGgctcttcccctcctctttgTAGTAGCAGTGTACTGTATTATCTCAATAGCAGCAGCTAACCATGAAAGAATTTTAGCTGCGTTGTGAAACTGCATCCTTAATGGCAGATGTATTCACACTGAGCACACTATACAGCTGAGGTCtggatttctattttttaagtCAGAAGGAAGGGACAGCATCAGCAATATGGGCACACTAAGCAAGGATAGGAACATGGCTCTTTTCAGCACATAATAAAATTCTGACAGTCTAGGAGTTTTAGAGATATGTTGCCACCAATATTCAATGAAATGGAGGTTTCACACAGATGCTTTAATTTTGCAGTGCTGTCAGAGCTACTAGAAATAAACATGAGTGAGGGGAGCTTTATTTCAACtgcagtttaaaacaaaaaaaatcttatttcacaacttttattccttttctgtgTGTACCAGACTGCAGTGGTGGATGTGCTGGCAAGGAATAAATTTATAAGCACACTTTAATTTATTTGAACAAACATTAGACATCCTCTGCATAAAATACACACACAATTACCATATTTGTGACATGCTAaactctttgctttttttgctaTAATCTATTCCTGGTTTGTTTAAGGAAACCTATGGTGTAAACGAGCAGAAGACCACAGATATGGATGAAAATCCTTTGACCAACAGGTGAGTCGTTGTTATTCAGACAAAGTCTTTTGCAAGGAATCTGTAATTCTTCTTCTAGAAGGTACTTCCACCATGTTAAAAAGGGAAGTGAAAATGATCTCTTGTATAATGGTTTGGACTCCATATTTTCCATGGGTATAAGAGCCAAAGCTTCCGTACTCCTTGATCTCCCCCTTGACTAAAATGCTGCTTCTTGACTTGAGAGGAAAGATTCAGCTGTCTGAGCAAGACTGTGAGCACCTTCCACGCATGGTGGATATTTCAGACCAAAAAAAGAGTGGGAGGACTTCAAATACAAGGCTTTCTGGCAGTGATGACTCTTGCCAGGTTTGGAAGACTGTCATGACAATGTTCAGTGTGGTCAGTGCTAGGAAAAGTGTACTTCAATGGAGTTCTGGCCTCTGTTGGAGCACCCATGAGTTTTTATAATTTGTATCTATGTTTAGATTCAGGATGATAGATCCTGAACGCAAAGTGTGTGTCCCTTTGATATAAGGGTCTACATATCTATAAGAAACAAGGACTGCTTTAGGTTTTCCCTCTCAGAACTTCTAGTTAAAAGGATAGTTGCATTTAAATGCAGAAACCACACAAGATACTATCAGGGTCCAGTGTCCTGATCTCACGTTTCTGTTAAAAAACTACATGAATAGCTCTGACAGTTATGCCTGTTTGTGTAATACTCAGTTACATATCCAGTATAATATCTGAGCAAGTGGGATGCCCTAAGCTAGGAAAAGGACTCATTAAAACAGGCCCAAACCCAGTTTTCTccaaatataaattaaaaaaaagtctaccAGAAGGTGATTCAGACAGTATTAGCACTGCACCATCTTATGCTTTTTTAAGTAAGACATTTTCCTGGCTTTGTGAGTGCTCAGTGGTGCTGGTAGAGTCCATCGGGCTTTGCCCTTAGGAGCCACAGCTGGAAGTTTGGAAAGTTGGAATGTATTTAAGCTACCTGGGAATTTGTCCAGAGTTTTCAGAGGATTAATTGTTATATACATTGGCTTCTAAGGGAATGCACTGCTACAGCCTATTATGCACCTCCTAGTCTAACTTGGACTCGGACTGACTAGATTGAAATAGTCCATTAAACTGCTGTCTTTTAGCCCACCCTCTGATCTTTACAATAAATATTGACagtgagggttttttcttctttttcctgactTTTATCAAATTCTCTCCtgttttcaggaagaaaacagactttGAAGCAAGTGAGACTCCAGCGCCAACTCATGAGATTATGACTGTTGAGCAGCCAGAGCTATTCTACTTCATCATTTTCTTCTGGGTGCTGGTCTACTGCCTTTTACTCCTTCCACAGCTTCTTAGCAACAAAGTTTGATCTCTGTGAGGTGTGGGAAAATAGAGTGGCTGGATTGCTTTGTGTAGCTGCATATGAGTATGTTCCTTCAGGTGAAGCACAAACAGAAACGTAGGACCTGGTATTTGTGTTTATTATCAGGTTGTGTTTATTATCAGGTTCCTCTACTGTTGTGCTATGGCAGTGTCTAAGCACATTTTATATTATGATaactgtataaatatatataaaaatgacCTGATTTAGTAGACGCGATTTTGTACATTTGTGCCTTGCTTTATAAGATGCTAGAAATATGAACAATTCAGAGCTCTACTCTTCAAAAATGATTCTTCTGGCTTCATTTCCTTATGTAGGGTCTGACAGCTGTGGAAGAGGGGTGATGTTGACTTGCCCATGAATCTGGCCCACCTGCAAGGGCAAGGCTAGAAATGCTTTTTCATAATTTTATGGAATTCTTTGAGGGAGCttgaggcagagcagagcttcAGGTGGTGGAACATGCTGACCCCAGGAATTGATTGCAATTCCAATGGCAGTGCAGTGGAGCACAAAAGCAGGTTGAGGGTTTATTTAGGTAGGGAAGTTTGATTTTTAGGATTTTAAGTTAATTTTTATCCTGCACCTTATTTTATGTTTAATTCACAAGAATAAATCAGGTGTGGAGAAGTGTCAAGAACATACATGCCAGCTGCTGCTTAGGAGGCATTGTAGGGGAAACATAGCCCAGAAACTTCTGTATGGAATAcctgaagaaaaacacattttgtataTTACTTCTAGTGGACATCTTTGAAAAGATAGTCAAGAAGCTTAATCAGGAACATATACCAtggtttcatttctgttttgtttttaaaagtaccTCACTGCTTCTGAGGCTGCTTCTGCTTCcttcatttctgctgcttttacttGCAAGACCATGCAaagatttctccttttttgaCGATACAAAGAATGATACTAACCTAATTTGCTCAGGCTACTCTTAAGGCACAAGTGCTTGGTAAAAGGATCAGAAATATCCTTTAACTGCCAAAATCAATAGAGAAAGAACTACAGGTGTAAAACTAAATACAGAGAAATGTTGACAGCCAGTGTTGGCTTCCTTGGGCAACTGAAGAGACTCCTGTGGCCTGTCTACAGACACAGTTGAGCTGCTTCTGCATCTTGTAATTTTTGTCCACATCAGTGATCACTTTAGGATATTTGACTTAGGATTTTTTGCCAGAGAAGGGGTACCTATGCATTGCAAGACAAAAGGGAAGTCTTCATGTTCAATTTAATTGCAGTAACTTTTTTCTGTGCAACTTCTAGCAAAGTCACTATTTTTCATTAGCACATTTTTAGTTTCATACTATGCTTTATGTTGCTGCTTCCATCTTCAACTTCATTAGGTTGAGTGCAATGGGCTTCATAAATTGGGAGGTTACGTAATTCACATTAAGTGAAGGGTAGAGCATGTGGCTctaatttttacatattttgttttAGCATAAGGTGTAGCTCTGCCCTGACTTAGTTTTCAGCAGAACTAATAGTACCTGATATCAGGAGACATCAGCATGTATAGCAATTTATTTGCAAGTATTTGAAACCTGTCTGTAGTCATGTTATCTGCTCGGGTAATCTTCAACTGTCCATCACACTTCGTTCTTCTTTATAAGCTTTTTGTTTCCCTGGGATTTTTCTCCCAAGCCGCAGTTGGAATTCAgtagcagcagcacacagcaggatATCTGAAACATCAAAGATAAAATTCTGAGCCTCTTTCAGTTAACAGAAAGCTGAAATCTTCCTTATTCTGTCTTGTCACTGTGGACTACATCTGGATTCACCCCATGAACCTAAAATAAGTTCCTTTGTGCTTGATGAAGGACAATTCCCAACTTCAGAACTTAAATTTTTGTAAAGCaacacaattttaaaaatagtcaTTCATctgatgaaaacatttttacattttgagTCATCTATTTTTGTGATGCATGAACCTGTTTGTGCTTATTGATGAGACAGTGATGCTTTCTTCCTGTATTAGAATTATTCCAGATGCTTTCTTAAAATACAGCTTTACAAGGCTAATGCTTTGTTTTGGACAGCCTAAAACTTAATACAAGAAACTTTATATCCTTAACTTGAAAACTGGTGAATACCGTGCTGGGGAATGGTAGCTATTTAATAGCAGCAAGTGGCAATGTACATTAGGCTGGAGTAAAAGTGTTGACAGTTCTTCATTATGTGCCATTCTTCATAGACTCCTTTGGCTTATGACATCTTTTTCTGAGCCTTTGTATCTTACTATCTGTTTCTTCCATGTTTCTTAGCATTCAGCAGAGATTATCTGGAGTTGGATTACAGTCCCTTCATAGAACTTTACAGCTATCGAAGGTCAATCAAGTAAAGTAAGCTGccttctgtcttctctgaatcacagaatcctaagggctggaagggacctttacagatcatttagtccaacctccctgccagagcaggaccacttagagtaggtcacacaggaactcatccaggtgggttttgagtgtctccagaggagactcaacgaCTCGTCTGGGCAGCGTGTTACAGTGGTCCCTCACCGTCACACTGAAGAAAACCTTCCAcgtgtttctttggaatgtcttatgttccagcttatactcattgccccttgtcctgtcattggacatcaccgAGACgatcctggctccatcctcctgacacccaccctttacttatttgtaaacattataGAGGTCACCcctttgctgccaggatgctgtgggagatggtgtcaaatgctttactgaaatcaagataaaccacatccactgtgCTACCatcatctatccacctggttacatcttcataaaaggctctcaggttggtcaaacatgacgtccctttggtaaaaccatgttgactgctcccaatgaccctcttgtcctttaaatgcctggagacagtacccaggataagttgttccatcatctttctagggacggaggtgaggctgaccagtctgtagttacctggctcctccttcttttcccttttgaaggccggagtgacatttgctctcctccagtcctcagacacctctcctgttctccatgacttactgaagatgatggagagtggtttagcagtGACTtctgtcagctccctcagcacctgtgggTGCCTCCCatggggcccatggatttatggaCATCCAGACTGTtcaacccagtcctcatcagccacacaaaactcctcctttaacctgacttcctctggagtctagGGCTCCTGAGGatagtctccagcagtatacacagaggcaaagaaggcattcagtaactctgccttctctgtatcctctgtcaccagggcacctgcctcattcagcagtgggcctGCATTGCCTCCAGTGTTAGTTTTGTccacaatgtatttgaagaagcccttttcgttgtccttgacctcccatGCAAGGCTCAACTCTAATGAGGCTTTAACTTTCCTAgctgcctccctacatcctttGATGACAGTCTCATATTCATctcaagtggccatcccttccttccatgatctgtAAACTCTCTttttccacttgagtttgcccaacagttccctgtttaaccatgcgggtctcctggctccctttgaTGTcctacctgctgggatgctctgactgtgagcttggaaaaaaactGAATATAGACCAACTATCTTGAGCCCTTTTACCTTCTAGTACCCTGTCCCACGACGTGTCCCCTatcaattgcttgaaaaggccaaggTTGGCTCTGCTGAAGTCCAaggttgtgatcctgcttggtattctgttcctactgcacaagatcctgaactccaccgtCTCATGGtggctgcagccaaggctgccctcaaccttcaccacttcaactagaccctgcttgtttgtgagtacaagatccagtagtgctcctctcctagttggtacatccaccatttgcatcaagaagctaccattgatgcactgaaggaacct encodes:
- the CLMN gene encoding calmin is translated as MAGQEWDWFQREELIGHISDIRVQNLQVERENVQKRTFTRWINLHLGKCKPPLKVKDLFIDIRDGKILMALLEVLSGQKLMHEYKSSTHRIFRLNNIAKALKFLEDSNVKLVSIDAAEIADGNSSLVLGLIWNIILFFQIKELTGNLNRNSSSSSLSSGPSGPESDTSYPSTPSVERNMSITVRDQRKAIRALLVWVQRKTRKYGVAVQDFASSWRSGLAFLAIIKAIDSTLVDMKHALEKSSRENLEDAFSIAQNKLSVPRLLEPEDLMVESPDEQSIVTYVAQFLEHFPELEGEDFTDPDKELPIESTYVHIKDTPSEKEGKILILSESEENMYTVNHERSHPAPPKVHIHDIPERIPSENIPEKCNGKSSEVLGDPLEMCEEEPQRPTSLKITGSVSFESNSPWEVLSDKFMPGEGSISDDSLKQSNDLSPAVLTEQKNSADSFEDYSEELTKETSTEYDNETKSLSANTSSLSPLSWTSGILTDESINKVEESKAQTSILLPEDTSKQEETHKYVLNLLNEEVLKLPQNEHTKQSPVFETRETNHCSINGSDLKSEELSTQHETSDDSLSDVPKNPEDLDSFDEIESSAEVLPSSSKVSVIPHNLFYYPHYNVPISAVLNAYLEPCIEGYDTGTGKASETVADVSHEKALPEQNYMEDAPQPEVGNNLSVLPSEVATENGEEEVTDTNSEMNSADEKEMPLQVEEFETEKDGEKAINHQDSTILQHLEQTIVEHLDDLSIAIKTPEKDSNKEEEVKNVLKEEDLPILEVATADLSQDKLEEIADCQEFTRTSGSDSSIYLRKRSPNTSEEETYGVNEQKTTDMDENPLTNRKKTDFEASETPAPTHEIMTVEQPELFYFIIFFWVLVYCLLLLPQLLSNKV